In Bacillus sp. Cs-700, one genomic interval encodes:
- a CDS encoding STAS domain-containing protein — protein sequence MSKLQDHIMNHLSCGVLAIDLDYRVIQVNEVGEKILKVNRNEILGESVYDIFPMAPEEVRHVERTVQTGEEYFIEAMPYKWGKFNMYLTVQTKALMDSNIMYGAMVEFRDMTHVYQKQEELIERMEDMAVNVIPLMDQLGLLPIQPVVEEVGFHYLLDIGLQKVADMKVNTLIMDLSSITYLNDDFTEMIAKLCGALNLVGVDIMITGVRPETALRWVSSGTDYIKTTYHPHVQAALSTYKNSR from the coding sequence TTGAGTAAATTGCAGGATCATATAATGAATCATTTATCATGTGGCGTTCTGGCGATTGATCTGGATTATCGTGTAATTCAGGTGAATGAAGTGGGGGAGAAGATTTTAAAAGTGAATCGGAACGAGATATTAGGTGAAAGTGTGTACGATATCTTTCCCATGGCTCCAGAAGAAGTGCGTCATGTGGAGCGAACGGTTCAAACAGGAGAAGAATATTTTATTGAAGCTATGCCCTACAAATGGGGGAAGTTCAATATGTATTTAACGGTCCAGACGAAGGCGTTAATGGATTCGAACATAATGTATGGCGCAATGGTGGAATTTCGAGATATGACACACGTTTATCAAAAGCAAGAAGAGTTGATTGAACGAATGGAAGATATGGCCGTGAATGTTATTCCGCTCATGGATCAACTTGGACTGTTACCGATTCAACCTGTCGTGGAAGAAGTGGGCTTTCATTATCTACTTGATATAGGACTTCAAAAAGTAGCGGACATGAAGGTCAATACGCTTATTATGGACTTATCATCTATTACATATTTAAATGACGACTTTACAGAGATGATTGCAAAGCTTTGTGGAGCGTTAAATCTGGTTGGTGTGGATATCATGATCACAGGCGTTAGACCTGAGACTGCGCTAAGGTGGGTGTCCTCGGGTACGGATTATATAAAAACAACCTATCATCCTCATGTACAGGCGGCTCTTTCGACATATAAAAATAGTAGATAA
- a CDS encoding sulfite oxidase-like oxidoreductase: MYFGKEKEQNSDRTPPNQRVTTGWPVLHVGNVPYYEKDLSNWDLRVGGLVDRPTVFSFQELLTLPEASKRNDIHCVTGWSKFDNEWEGIATRTVADHVGIRKEAKFVMVEAEEGWTTNLPLEDFLAETSLLAYKHNGELLTPEHGYPFRLVIPHLYFWKSAKWIRAIKFRSENQQGFWERNGYHMYGDPWKEQRFAWD, translated from the coding sequence ATGTACTTTGGAAAAGAAAAGGAACAGAACAGTGATCGCACACCGCCTAATCAGCGCGTCACGACAGGATGGCCTGTTCTTCACGTTGGTAACGTTCCGTATTATGAGAAAGATTTGTCTAATTGGGACTTAAGAGTAGGAGGACTAGTGGATCGTCCTACTGTGTTTTCGTTTCAGGAGTTGCTTACTTTACCTGAAGCATCAAAAAGAAATGACATTCATTGTGTAACAGGTTGGTCTAAATTTGATAATGAGTGGGAAGGGATTGCTACAAGGACTGTTGCGGATCATGTAGGGATTCGAAAGGAAGCAAAGTTTGTTATGGTCGAAGCAGAAGAAGGATGGACAACGAACCTTCCGCTTGAGGACTTTCTTGCCGAAACAAGTTTACTTGCCTACAAACATAACGGAGAATTGTTAACCCCAGAACACGGATATCCATTTAGGCTAGTTATTCCACATCTGTATTTTTGGAAAAGCGCAAAGTGGATCCGGGCCATTAAATTTCGTTCGGAAAACCAGCAGGGGTTTTGGGAGCGCAATGGTTATCATATGTATGGAGACCCGTGGAAAGAACAGCGCTTTGCATGGGACTAA
- a CDS encoding N-acetylmuramoyl-L-alanine amidase: MTLIVIDPGHGGSDPGATYKNFQEKNFNLAISRMVRDRLVSKYEVDVVLTRDRDKTLSLKQRTDLSNAIKADFFLSIHNNASGGSGFETFIFNGTVPNETVQLQTSIHNRIAKDILKKYNILDRGKKRANFHVLRETKMNALLIEVLFIDNEKDLNLLTNPAFIMDVSTVLGDATAETLKLPLKAKPIEGTLYKVIAGSFSDRENAEIHLAKLIQNGFGAFISTTVINKKTFYRVQTGAFSEKENAEALVEKLTKAGFDSFILIEGDAPPSPPPPVPDKGYKIQGDGVLTAKQMDAYARSINPGAPDLAELYLSHSKKYNIRGDIAYAQALHETNFFRFTGDVKPEQNNFAGIGATGGGVRGATFPNASTGVLAHIQHLFAYASKSPLPAFDQKVDPRFDLVTRGSATTWQALNGKWAVPGTTYGQLILSLYKKMVESALREVEKERNTLKTTVENLEI, from the coding sequence ATGACATTAATTGTCATTGATCCAGGGCACGGCGGTTCAGATCCGGGTGCTACGTATAAAAACTTTCAAGAAAAAAATTTTAACCTAGCAATTTCTCGTATGGTGAGAGATCGTCTTGTTTCGAAGTACGAAGTTGATGTGGTATTAACGCGCGATAGGGATAAAACACTTTCACTAAAACAAAGAACTGATCTTTCAAATGCAATAAAGGCAGATTTCTTCCTAAGTATTCACAATAACGCATCTGGTGGAAGTGGATTTGAAACATTTATTTTTAATGGGACTGTCCCAAATGAGACGGTGCAACTTCAAACGAGCATTCACAATCGAATCGCTAAAGATATTTTAAAGAAATACAACATACTGGACCGTGGTAAGAAACGAGCAAATTTTCACGTGTTGCGTGAAACGAAGATGAACGCTTTACTTATTGAAGTTCTCTTTATTGATAATGAAAAAGACCTTAACCTTCTAACAAATCCTGCGTTTATCATGGATGTATCGACAGTTCTTGGGGACGCTACGGCTGAAACCTTGAAACTTCCATTAAAGGCCAAGCCGATTGAGGGTACATTGTATAAAGTGATTGCCGGATCCTTTAGTGATCGAGAAAATGCTGAAATCCATCTTGCTAAACTAATTCAAAACGGGTTTGGTGCATTTATTTCAACAACAGTCATTAACAAGAAAACATTTTATCGCGTTCAGACAGGCGCCTTCAGTGAAAAAGAAAATGCTGAAGCCTTAGTTGAAAAACTAACGAAAGCAGGATTTGACTCCTTTATTCTCATTGAAGGAGATGCGCCTCCATCTCCACCTCCTCCTGTGCCAGACAAAGGCTACAAAATCCAGGGAGATGGTGTATTAACAGCCAAACAAATGGATGCTTACGCAAGAAGCATTAATCCAGGAGCACCTGATTTAGCTGAACTGTATTTGTCACATAGTAAAAAGTACAACATTCGAGGCGATATCGCTTATGCGCAGGCGCTTCATGAAACAAACTTTTTCCGTTTTACAGGCGACGTGAAGCCTGAGCAAAATAACTTTGCTGGAATCGGCGCAACTGGGGGAGGAGTTCGTGGCGCAACTTTTCCTAATGCATCAACTGGCGTTCTCGCTCACATTCAACACCTTTTTGCTTATGCGTCGAAGTCACCACTTCCTGCTTTTGACCAAAAAGTGGATCCGCGCTTTGACCTCGTAACACGAGGCTCCGCAACAACGTGGCAAGCATTGAATGGAAAATGGGCTGTTCCGGGAACAACCTACGGTCAACTCATTCTCTCATTGTACAAAAAAATGGTGGAATCTGCTCTAAGAGAAGTTGAAAAAGAACGGAACACGTTGAAGACGACAGTCGAAAACTTGGAAATTTAA